Proteins encoded within one genomic window of Solea senegalensis isolate Sse05_10M linkage group LG11, IFAPA_SoseM_1, whole genome shotgun sequence:
- the dnmt3bb.1 gene encoding DNA (cytosine-5)-methyltransferase 3B isoform X2, with protein MFQKESGQTLDQSTVTAMPTNKYSATLMEESNNMTATAAVNGDTPPAEGLSENNSGVALTNENSPLTAAEPPSPFSPKQNGDAASPQDDNESLRGNRKRSRKRSEEEESTWDSSCSEEKDSGASQSGLRQRPPPRTIFQAGLNPHALNKPRRQNRKQEHGLLLCVGGPRVLAVMSGSVPEAPRLELMEQDSKDSAQSSSSTSLSYETQPEYNDNKGFGIGELVWGKIKGFSWWPGIVVTWRATGKRQASLGMRWLQWFGDGKFSEVSADKLDSITAFPKFFSQTSYTKLASYRRAIFQALEMASIRAEQTFPPCESDSPEDQVKPMLDWANGGFLPKGEEGLKPTHSAESNPLDHQVLDVSLPDYFPSAKRPRVSLCKNKATPEESYSREQMVNEVLKNNCSIEEFCLSCGNGRAATFHPLFEGGLCQTCKDVYLEMSYMYDDDGYQSYCTICCGGREVLLCGNANCCRCFCVDCLDILVNPGTSNNARYQDPWRCYMCQPLLQYGILKRRHDWSLKLQELFANDYGQEFEKPKIYPAVPAEQRRPIRVLSLFDGIATGYLVLRDLGFKVDQYVASEVCEDSISVGVVRHEGKIQYVHDVRNITKKNIQEWGPFDLVIGGSPCNDLSIVNPARKGLYGTGRLFFEFYRLLSETKPKEGEDRPFFWMFENVVAMGVNDKRDISRFLECNPVMIDAIEVSAAHRARYFWGNLPGMNRPLCASGMDKLELQDCLEHGRVAKFGKVRTITTRSNSIKQGKDQHFPVLMNGKEDILWCTELERIFGFPVHYTDVSNMGRGARQKLLGRSWSVPVIRHLFAPLKDYFACE; from the exons GCGGCAGTGAATGGAGACACGCCTCCAGCAGAGGGCCTGTCGGAGAACAACAGCGGTGTGGCGCTGACCAATGAGAACAGCCCGCTGACCGCGGCTGAACCGCCGTCCCCCTTCAGCCCCAAACAGAATGGAGATGCTGCCTCGCCTCAAG ACGATAACGAGAGTTTGAGGGGAAACAGGAAAAGGAGCAGGaagaggtcagaggaggaggaaagcaCCTGGGACTCCTCCTGCAGCGAG gaaaAGGATTCAGGAGCATCTCAGTCGGGTCTAAGACAAAGACCTCCACCCAGAACCATCTTTCAGGCCGGACTGAACCCACACGCGCTCAACAAGCCTCGCAGACAGAATCGCAAGCAGGAGCACGGCCTGTTACTG TGCGTTGGTGGTCCTCGTGTCCTGGCGGTCATGTCTGGCAGCGTCCCAGAGGCGCCCCGTCTGGAGCTGATGGAACAAGACTCCAAAGACTCGgcgcagagcagcagcagcacctcgTTAAGCTATGAAACTCAGCCAGAGTACAAT GACAACAAGGGATTTGGCATCGGCGAACTGGTATGGGGCAAGATCAAGGGTTTCTCCTGGTGGCCCGGCATCGTGGTGACGTGGCGGGCGACAGGCAAGAGGCAGGCCAGCTTGGGCATGAGGTGGCTGCAGTGGTTTGGAGATGGCAAATTCTCAGAG GTTTCTGCAGACAAACTGGACTCCATCACTGCCTTCCCCAAATTCTTCAGCCAGACGTCTTACACCAAGCTGGCTTCTTACCGCAGGGCGATCTTCCAGGCTCTAGAG ATGGCCAGTATCCGGGCAGAGCAGACGTTTCCACCCTGTGAGTCAGACAGTCCAGAGGACCAGGTCAAACCCATGCTGGACTGGGCTAATGGGGGCTTCCTGCCCAAAGGAGAGGAGGGactcaaacccacacacagcGCTG aaagtAATCCTCTGGACCACCAGGTCCTTGACGTCTCGCTGCCAGATTATTTCCCCAGTGCAAAACGGCCCCGAGTCAGCCTCTGTAAAAACAAGGCCACACCGGAGGAATCCTACAGCAGAG aACAAATGGTGAATGAAGTTCTGAAGAATAATTGTAGTATAGAAG agtTCTGTCTCTCCTGTGGGAATGGGAGAGCAGCTACTTTCCACCCGCTGTTTGAAGGAGGCCTGTGCCAAACATGCaag GATGTGTATCTGGAGATGTCCTACATGTACGACGATGACGGCTACCAGTCTTACTGCACCATTTGCTGCGGTGGTCGAGAGGTTCTGCTCTGTGGAAATGCCAACTGCTGCAG GTGTTTCTGCGTGGACTGCCTCGACATCCTGGTCAATCCAGGAACATCTAACAATGCTCGCTATCAGGACCCGTGGAGATGCTACATGTGTCAGCCACTGCTGCAGTACGGCATCCTTAAACGCCGCCATGACTGGAGTCTCAAGCTGCAAGAGTTATTCGCCAACGACTACGGACAGGAGTTT GAGAAACCAAAGATTTACCCAGCTGTCCCTGCAGAGCAGAGACGACCAATCCGAGTTCTGTCCCTGTTTGACGGCATCGCCACAG GCTACCTGGTTCTGAGGGATCTGGGTTTTAAGGTGGACCAGTACGTGGCGTCTGAGGTGTGTGAGGACTCCATCTCTGTGGGCGTAGTCCGACATGAAGGAAAGATCCAATACGTCCATGATGTCAGGAACATCACCAAGAAGAAT ATTCAAGAGTGGGGCCCATTTGACCTGGTGATAGGAGGAAGTCCCTGCAACGACCTCTCCATAGTCAATCCTGCAAGGAAAGGCCTCTATG GCACAGGGAGGTTGTTTTTCGAGTTCTACCGTCTGCTGAGCGAAACCAAGCCCAAAGAAGGAGAGGACCGGCCGTTCTTCTGGATGTTTGAAAACGTGGTCGCCATGGGCGTCAATGACAAGAGGGATATCTCACGATTCCTGGAG tgtaaccCTGTCATGATCGATGCTATTGAGGTTTCTGCTGCTCATCGTGCCCGATACTTTTGGGGAAACTTGCCAGGCATGAACAG gCCTCTGTGCGCCTCTGGGATGGACAAGCTAGAGCTGCAGGACTGTCTGGAACATGGCAGAGTTGCAAAG TTTGGAAAAGTGCGGACCATCACCACTCGCTCTAACTCCATCAAACAGGGTAAAGACCAACATTTCCCTGTGCTGATGAACGGGAAGGAAGACATTCTGTGGTGCACTGAGCTGGAGAG GATCTTTGGCTTCCCTGTTCACTACACGGACGTGTCCAACATGGGTCGTGGGGCCCGACAGAAGCTCTTGGGCCGGTCCTGGAGCGTCCCTGTCATCAGGCATCTGTTCGCACCACTCAAAGACTACTTTGCCTGTGAATAG
- the dnmt3bb.1 gene encoding DNA (cytosine-5)-methyltransferase 3B isoform X1: MFQKESGQTLDQSTVTAMPTNKYSATLMEESNNMTATAAVNGDTPPAEGLSENNSGVALTNENSPLTAAEPPSPFSPKQNGDAASPQDDNESLRGNRKRSRKRSEEEESTWDSSCSEEKDSGASQSGLRQRPPPRTIFQAGLNPHALNKPRRQNRKQEHGLLLCVGGPRVLAVMSGSVPEAPRLELMEQDSKDSAQSSSSTSLSYETQPEYNDNKGFGIGELVWGKIKGFSWWPGIVVTWRATGKRQASLGMRWLQWFGDGKFSEVSADKLDSITAFPKFFSQTSYTKLASYRRAIFQALEMASIRAEQTFPPCESDSPEDQVKPMLDWANGGFLPKGEEGLKPTHSAESNPLDHQVLDVSLPDYFPSAKRPRVSLCKNKATPEESYSREQMVNEVLKNNCSIEEFCLSCGNGRAATFHPLFEGGLCQTCKDVYLEMSYMYDDDGYQSYCTICCGGREVLLCGNANCCRCFCVDCLDILVNPGTSNNARYQDPWRCYMCQPLLQYGILKRRHDWSLKLQELFANDYGQEFEKPKIYPAVPAEQRRPIRVLSLFDGIATGYLVLRDLGFKVDQYVASEVCEDSISVGVVRHEGKIQYVHDVRNITKKNIQEWGPFDLVIGGSPCNDLSIVNPARKGLYEGTGRLFFEFYRLLSETKPKEGEDRPFFWMFENVVAMGVNDKRDISRFLECNPVMIDAIEVSAAHRARYFWGNLPGMNRPLCASGMDKLELQDCLEHGRVAKFGKVRTITTRSNSIKQGKDQHFPVLMNGKEDILWCTELERIFGFPVHYTDVSNMGRGARQKLLGRSWSVPVIRHLFAPLKDYFACE, encoded by the exons GCGGCAGTGAATGGAGACACGCCTCCAGCAGAGGGCCTGTCGGAGAACAACAGCGGTGTGGCGCTGACCAATGAGAACAGCCCGCTGACCGCGGCTGAACCGCCGTCCCCCTTCAGCCCCAAACAGAATGGAGATGCTGCCTCGCCTCAAG ACGATAACGAGAGTTTGAGGGGAAACAGGAAAAGGAGCAGGaagaggtcagaggaggaggaaagcaCCTGGGACTCCTCCTGCAGCGAG gaaaAGGATTCAGGAGCATCTCAGTCGGGTCTAAGACAAAGACCTCCACCCAGAACCATCTTTCAGGCCGGACTGAACCCACACGCGCTCAACAAGCCTCGCAGACAGAATCGCAAGCAGGAGCACGGCCTGTTACTG TGCGTTGGTGGTCCTCGTGTCCTGGCGGTCATGTCTGGCAGCGTCCCAGAGGCGCCCCGTCTGGAGCTGATGGAACAAGACTCCAAAGACTCGgcgcagagcagcagcagcacctcgTTAAGCTATGAAACTCAGCCAGAGTACAAT GACAACAAGGGATTTGGCATCGGCGAACTGGTATGGGGCAAGATCAAGGGTTTCTCCTGGTGGCCCGGCATCGTGGTGACGTGGCGGGCGACAGGCAAGAGGCAGGCCAGCTTGGGCATGAGGTGGCTGCAGTGGTTTGGAGATGGCAAATTCTCAGAG GTTTCTGCAGACAAACTGGACTCCATCACTGCCTTCCCCAAATTCTTCAGCCAGACGTCTTACACCAAGCTGGCTTCTTACCGCAGGGCGATCTTCCAGGCTCTAGAG ATGGCCAGTATCCGGGCAGAGCAGACGTTTCCACCCTGTGAGTCAGACAGTCCAGAGGACCAGGTCAAACCCATGCTGGACTGGGCTAATGGGGGCTTCCTGCCCAAAGGAGAGGAGGGactcaaacccacacacagcGCTG aaagtAATCCTCTGGACCACCAGGTCCTTGACGTCTCGCTGCCAGATTATTTCCCCAGTGCAAAACGGCCCCGAGTCAGCCTCTGTAAAAACAAGGCCACACCGGAGGAATCCTACAGCAGAG aACAAATGGTGAATGAAGTTCTGAAGAATAATTGTAGTATAGAAG agtTCTGTCTCTCCTGTGGGAATGGGAGAGCAGCTACTTTCCACCCGCTGTTTGAAGGAGGCCTGTGCCAAACATGCaag GATGTGTATCTGGAGATGTCCTACATGTACGACGATGACGGCTACCAGTCTTACTGCACCATTTGCTGCGGTGGTCGAGAGGTTCTGCTCTGTGGAAATGCCAACTGCTGCAG GTGTTTCTGCGTGGACTGCCTCGACATCCTGGTCAATCCAGGAACATCTAACAATGCTCGCTATCAGGACCCGTGGAGATGCTACATGTGTCAGCCACTGCTGCAGTACGGCATCCTTAAACGCCGCCATGACTGGAGTCTCAAGCTGCAAGAGTTATTCGCCAACGACTACGGACAGGAGTTT GAGAAACCAAAGATTTACCCAGCTGTCCCTGCAGAGCAGAGACGACCAATCCGAGTTCTGTCCCTGTTTGACGGCATCGCCACAG GCTACCTGGTTCTGAGGGATCTGGGTTTTAAGGTGGACCAGTACGTGGCGTCTGAGGTGTGTGAGGACTCCATCTCTGTGGGCGTAGTCCGACATGAAGGAAAGATCCAATACGTCCATGATGTCAGGAACATCACCAAGAAGAAT ATTCAAGAGTGGGGCCCATTTGACCTGGTGATAGGAGGAAGTCCCTGCAACGACCTCTCCATAGTCAATCCTGCAAGGAAAGGCCTCTATG AAGGCACAGGGAGGTTGTTTTTCGAGTTCTACCGTCTGCTGAGCGAAACCAAGCCCAAAGAAGGAGAGGACCGGCCGTTCTTCTGGATGTTTGAAAACGTGGTCGCCATGGGCGTCAATGACAAGAGGGATATCTCACGATTCCTGGAG tgtaaccCTGTCATGATCGATGCTATTGAGGTTTCTGCTGCTCATCGTGCCCGATACTTTTGGGGAAACTTGCCAGGCATGAACAG gCCTCTGTGCGCCTCTGGGATGGACAAGCTAGAGCTGCAGGACTGTCTGGAACATGGCAGAGTTGCAAAG TTTGGAAAAGTGCGGACCATCACCACTCGCTCTAACTCCATCAAACAGGGTAAAGACCAACATTTCCCTGTGCTGATGAACGGGAAGGAAGACATTCTGTGGTGCACTGAGCTGGAGAG GATCTTTGGCTTCCCTGTTCACTACACGGACGTGTCCAACATGGGTCGTGGGGCCCGACAGAAGCTCTTGGGCCGGTCCTGGAGCGTCCCTGTCATCAGGCATCTGTTCGCACCACTCAAAGACTACTTTGCCTGTGAATAG